The Atribacter laminatus genome contains the following window.
ATTTCCGGGTAAACAATTAATTTTGGATGAATGTATCAAACAAAACTTTGCTTTTCTGATTATATCGGGAAAAATTGAATCGGAATTAATTGAGCTTGATGAAGAAGCAAGAAAAGAATTTATGACTGAACTCAATATTCAGAAAACTGGGATCGAACGTTTAGCAAAAGTCGTTTTTGATCATATAGGTTTTATTTCATTTTTTACTGTGGGGAAAGATGAAGTGCGCTCCTGGACCATTGAACGTGGAACGACTATGAAAATGGCGGCGGCAAAAATTCACACCGATTTAGCTCGAGGATTTATTAAAGCAGAAGTTATGAAATTTTCTGATCTGATTCGCTTGGAGACTGAAGAAAAGGTTAAACAAGCGGGATTGTGGAAGTTGGCCGGAAAAGAAGAAATTGTTGAAGATGCTGATATTATAACCATTCGATCTAGTCTCTAGTCAATCGAAAATGAATGGTTTTTTCTTTAAAATTTTTTTATTTTAAGGAGGCGGATTATTTCGATGGCGAAAAAGGTTGTATTCTTTTTTCTTCTTTTTTTCTTGAATCAAGCAAATTTTCCAAACAATTTATATGCCATTGAAAATCAAAATAAGTTAGAAGGTTGGACCACTTTTCGTGATGATTTTTTTGAAATATCATTTGCCTATCCTGAAAATTGGACGAATTATACATCACAGGAAAGAGGAGTGGTTTTAGTCCTCCCTGATGGCGTTGGGATGTTTACCTATCGTTATTCACCACTCTTTAACGAAAAAATGAGTTTAAATGAATTTATCTCACAAAACCGAGATAGTTTGGAAAAAGCCGGAGCTGAATTTGTAGAGGATGAATTAATAACTTTTTCCAACACTCCAGCATATAAGCTGATATATATTATGTCGGTTGGAAAAGATACTTTCAAATATCTCACCGTATGGTGTTTGCGTGAAGATAATATTTACATAACTACGTTCAGCCACCAATCTCAATTTTTTGACCAATACCGATTAGAAATTGATAAAGTTATTGACCATATGGTAATAATCAAAAATTAAATAAAAAAAGCCCTCTACCAATTAATTAGTAAGGGGCTTTTAGGAAAAATTATTTAAAATTCAATTAATTGGCTGGTTTTCCCTCTGGGGGGAGAATGACCATATCGACAAAATAGATAATCGCATTGGAAGCAGCTAAAGAGGTAATAACGCTGATCTTTTTATTCACTAAAATTGGTGGATTGGTAAAAAGAACATTCAGCAGATGTCCATTCAATGTTTTATAAGATTTTCCTTCACGGAAATCGTCAACAGAAAGACGGATTGGAATGACATGATAGGTTAAAATTTCGATTAATTTCTGCTTGTTCTCAGGTAACAATAGTCGATCAAGCTTCCCTTCGGGAAGATTAGCAAAAGCTTCGTTAGTTGGAGCAAAAATTGTGTATTGGCCATTATTCAGCTTATCGCCAAGACCAGCAGCCTCAACGGCGGCTACAAAGGTACTGAGTTCATCTGCCATTTTAGCTGTATCCATAGCATTTACATAGGTGGTAGTTTGGGCGAGAGCTATGCTTGAGAGGAGCATGAGAGATAAAGAAAATACTAGGCTGGCAAGGATAAATCTTTTTGTCGTCATTTTAATAACCCCTTTTATAGTATTAGCACTTTTTGATGTGTGCTTTGACTGAGTAACTATATCATCTTTTCAATAAATTTGTTACAAGTATTTATAAAATTTTTGAATTTAAAAAGCCGAGCGAAAATTTAAACGCTCGGCTTTTTATCTACCTTATAGGTTATTATTCTTTATTATTATTTACCCTTTTTACTTCTCTCAATTCAACAAATCAACCGAACACGCCTTCCAGGGAGTGAGAACAGTATCAATCACATAGATGTTTCCATTGGTGGCTTCAATCATGTTCTTGTCGGCGACGATTCCCTTGACTTCACACGACCCCGGAGCACCGTTCATGATGTTCACGGTTCCTTCTCCTCCCACTCGGAGATACAGAGGATAGTTATCAAACAGAGTCCGCAAGGTTAAGGTGTTCACTAAGTCTCGGGCATTGACTCGGAAAGGAACCACATGGTAGGAAAGAATCTGAACCAAGAGGTCTTGATTTTCCGGTTTCAGGAGTCCATCGACAAAACCAGCCGGTAAGGCAGCAAAGGCAGCATCATTGGGAGCAAACACCGTGATGTTTTGGGTATTGGCTAAGATATCAGCCAGACCTGCTGCTTGGGCAGCTGCTAAGAGAGTGGTAAAGATACCCGCCCCTTGGGCAGTATCAACGATATTCTTATCACTGGTGACGGTGACGATATCAGCACTGGATGCCACTCCACTCATGAAAGCGATCAAAAGAACTACACTTACGAGAAGAAAGGTTTTTCTACTCAGAATCATCGAGGTTAATCCGTTCATAGTCTTTCACTCCTTTAGTTTTCATTCAGTATCATTAGTAAATTACTAAACTTACTCATATTATATTCTCTTCTTTTTCTTTGTCAAGAGGCGAAAGAGTAAATTTTAAAAAATATTTTTAAAATCAGGGTTTGGATTTAAAAAGTAAATGACTTCTATCGTCACCTTTTTAAATTTGAGATATAATAGAAAAGAGGGGAAACCAGCAAAGACTTCTTTTGGTAATAAATTTAAAACATGACTTTTACTCCATAAAACCCTCAGCTTTCTACGAATTATTCTTTTATAAGTTAAACAGTTGCTATCAAGTATTTTGATTTAAACTAACCAACAAAAAAGAGGGATATCTATGAAAATGAAACTCATTGTTATCTGGATTTTCGTTATATTTTTTGTTATTAGTTCTCAATCGACCTTTAGTATGGATCAAAATCCTTCTTCTCCAA
Protein-coding sequences here:
- a CDS encoding fasciclin domain-containing protein gives rise to the protein MTTKRFILASLVFSLSLMLLSSIALAQTTTYVNAMDTAKMADELSTFVAAVEAAGLGDKLNNGQYTIFAPTNEAFANLPEGKLDRLLLPENKQKLIEILTYHVIPIRLSVDDFREGKSYKTLNGHLLNVLFTNPPILVNKKISVITSLAASNAIIYFVDMVILPPEGKPAN
- a CDS encoding fasciclin domain-containing protein; the encoded protein is MNGLTSMILSRKTFLLVSVVLLIAFMSGVASSADIVTVTSDKNIVDTAQGAGIFTTLLAAAQAAGLADILANTQNITVFAPNDAAFAALPAGFVDGLLKPENQDLLVQILSYHVVPFRVNARDLVNTLTLRTLFDNYPLYLRVGGEGTVNIMNGAPGSCEVKGIVADKNMIEATNGNIYVIDTVLTPWKACSVDLLN